The proteins below come from a single Aegilops tauschii subsp. strangulata cultivar AL8/78 chromosome 6, Aet v6.0, whole genome shotgun sequence genomic window:
- the LOC109733858 gene encoding MADS-box transcription factor 16, whose product MGRLGKFEIKRIEDATSRQVSYSKRRSGIMKKARELAVLCDAQVAVVMLSSTGKHHHFCSDGADIKGIFDRYQQATGTSLWTEQYENMQRTLSRLKSINRNLRTEIRQRMGEDLDALEFKELRGLEQNVDAALEVVRQRKYHVITRQTEIYKKKVKHSEEVYKKLQQELSMREDPAFGFMDNPAFGLMDNPVMGGWDGVAAVEMGGGGSEADMYAFHAVSSQLDLHGMAYGRSDCPLFG is encoded by the exons ATGGGGCGGCTGGGGAAGTTCGAGATAAAGCGGATCGAGGACGCGACCAGCAGGCAGGTGAGCTACTCCAAGCGGCGGTCGGGGATCATGAAGAAGGCGCGGGAGCTCGCCGTGCTCTGCGACGCCCAGGTCGCCGTCGTCATGCTCTCCTCCACCGGCAAGCACCACCACTTCTGCAGCGACGGCGCCGA CATCAAAGGGATCTTCGACCGCTACCAGCAGGCCACCGGGACCAGCCTGTGGACCGAGCAGTATGAG AATATGCAGCGCACCCTGAGCCGGCTCAAGAGCATCAATCGGAACCTGCGCACGGAGATCAG GCAAAGGATGGGTGAAGATCTGGACGCGCTGGAGTTCAAGGAGCTGCGCGGGCTCGAGCAAAATGTCGACGCCGCTCTCGAGGTGGTTCGCCAGAGGAAG TATCATGTGATCACCAGGCAGACTGaaatctacaagaagaag GTGAAGCACTCCGAGGAGGTATACAAGAAACTGCAGCAGGAGCTG AGCATGCGCGAGGACCCCGCGTTCGGGTTCATGGACAACCCGGCGTTCGGGTTAATGGATAATCCGGTGATGGGCGGGTGGGACGGCGTGGCGGCAGTGGAgatgggcggcggcggctcggaggCGGATATGTACGCCTTCCACGCGGTGTCCAGCCAGCTCGATCTGCACGGCATGGCCTACGGCCGCTCCGACTGCCCGCTCTTCGGTTAA